Genomic window (Bacteroides sp. AN502(2024)):
ACTATACCCGGATACCGGAGGTTCTTTATCAGTATATAATGCGGGAAGCACAATGTTATACCCTCCTTTATATTTGGTTGAAGAATAGACTATTCCCTTATGGGATGTCTCCTTATTCCCTGCTATTAAAACTTGATGAAACAACAACTGGGGTATAAAATACTCCTCATTGAATCCATTCACCCTTGATTTTACCGTACAGATGGCTATAAAGGGATATGTCAGTAACATCCTGAATAAATCATATCCATTAGCTCCGTCAATCGTCTTTTCAGAGGGAATGCGTAAATCATACAGCAAAATATTCTTTTTCAAGCGGAATACTCCAACCCATCTTCTTTCTTTATCTAGTCGTCCGAGTTCCGCTTCACAGGTTTCCTTGCTATCCCCCAAATAAAGACATGGATATCCTGGCAAATTATATCTACCGAAAAATGCAGACGCTCTTTTTTGATAAGGTAGATGCCAGCAATTATCCACAACCAATTCGCAACCTTTTGCATCATATTTATTTTCATCTCTCATTCGGTAGTATTCTTTTTCCTTTTCAAGACTAAAAGAGAATAGTTCTATATAATTCTCCACAAGATACTTGCCATAACATCTTGAGCGGAGTAATTTTTTTAAGGATTTGTCCGCATCCGTCAGATTACCTTTATAACATAGAGCAAGAATCCGAAGTAAATCTTTACAAATCTTCTTTATGCAATAAATGAATCGGAGTTTGGTATATGGTTCGACAAAATGCTCTATCTCATTGTCCGATCTTAATATTTCCTGTAAGGAATCGGGATCTATTTGAGTAACGGAATCAATGAAAGTCCTAAAATTCTCGTTTATAAACTTATAGAAAATACTTTCTTTGACATCGGCGTCATTTTCCAATGGTAATTGGGAATACAACCGTTTTATACATTCTTTCACTTTCATATCAATTTGGAATTGCTATTTGATAATGCGTCTCTTGATAAACTTAGCAGGATTGCCACCTACTACACAGTAGCTGTCTACATTTTTGCATATAACGGAATTGGCTCCTATTACGCTATAATCGCCAATTGTAACATTCGGCAATACGGTAGATGCTGTTGCTATCCAGCAACCATCGCCAACAGAAATAGGTTTAGTCACTAAATCAAAGGTACTTTTTTCAATATTATGACTTCCTGTCAGCAGATAAACATCTTTTCCGATACAACTCAATTTACCTATAGAAATGGGAGCCATCGCATAGACCCAACAATGCTCTCCCAATGAAGACCGATTTTTCATTTTCAGATTCCAAGGATAATCTATTATTGCTGTCGGATGTAAGGAAACATTCCAATCTACTTGCGCACCAAATAATTTTACCAATAGGACCCTGAATCTCCTAAATAATGTTAAATGGGGGGGGGTAAAACGGAAGATTGTCTTATTAACCATTTTCCAAGCCATATTTTTGAGCTTGCACTTAAAGGGCATTGTATTGGTTTGTATCGGATTATATTCCATAGTTATTATTTTAAAATTCTCTTTTTTATCTCTTTCGCCGGATTGCCGCCAACCACCGTCCAAGGCTCCACCTCCTTGAATACAGCCGCTCGTGCCCCTACTACGGCTCCTTGTCCCACTGTCACTCCCATGCCGACGAAAGCCCCAGCAGCTACCCACGCTTGATCTTCTATCACGATAGGAGCAGTAATCAGCGGATTCAATGGATTGGTTATGTCATGGCTGGCCGTACACAAGTAAGCCCTTTGCGACACGGTGGCATTAGCTCCTATGCGTATGGGGGCTACATTGTAACAGTCCACATCGGAAGCCAGACACGCATACCTTTCCATTACCAAGTTAGCGGGATAATAAACTTTAGCCGAAGAGTAGACCACGGCAGTAGGATGAATCCTCGCCCCGAACAGTCGGAGCAATAAGCGTTTCCAACTGCTTCCCATGCTTCTTGGTAGCGGACGGGCAAATAATCCCCACACCACACTCCATAGAAGACGCACCAACTGGTGCTTCCTGCTTAATGCATTGTGATAACGCGACAAATCGATTTTTGTCTCTGCTATAGTTTCCATGATCTCTCCGACAGACATTTCCGGACCGGCATGACTTCTGTTTTTGTGCTGTTACCCGACTTTATCCAATAAGCAAATGAGATGCACCGTTTTTATTCGGTGGCATGGGATAAAGTTCCACCTTTTATTCTTATACCTTACAATTTATTCAGCAGAAAGTATTCAAACTTTTCTTGAAACGTTCCGTTTTCTATCAACTCTCTGTATTTTTCTTTTAGTTCCGGATCAATGCAAGCATAAAAGACATTAGATCGCAGATATTCATCTTTTAAAATACCCAACGGACAATCAGATATACCTTTGCATGAAACACGCAAGCTCTCCACATCAGCAAGTACCAATTGCAAACGTTCATATTCCGTCAACGCTACAGTCGTATCATCTACTGCATACCCATAATCTCTTGACGGCTGTATATTATGTTTGGGATCTAACAAGACAATATAAAATACCGAAGTCTCCTCATTAAAGAAACCGACTACGCGCCCTGTGCCTTTTGATAACTGAAATTGCCAGAAGAAATTATCTTCTAATGTTTTTAGGGACAGATGTCAAGTCTTCCATTGTTATAGGACAATTCTTTGCCTCCCAATTTATCGGGTGCAACCGATAGGCACTTCTGGTAAGTTGGTCTTCCAATATTGCACCGGTTTTCCCCGACAAATCTTTCAGCCTGTCCAAAAGGTTGGCAAACCAAGCAGCATCTTGTCCGCCCAAGCCAAACCATGCCTGCTGTGTGAAATATCGAAAAGAGAACGTTAAAAAAGGAAGTTCTTTTTCTCTTTGAGGGATAAGTGATGCCGCCCCACATTGAGTTTTTTTCGCTGTAAGCGATTCTCCCTTCCAGCCGTTAATCATTAATTTCCTCCCAGCGCTTACCGTAATACTCTTGCATCAACTCTTCAGAGATCTCCTTGTTGCATCCTTGCATGGGATCCATTCCCTTTCTAGCCTCAATCCAAGGTTGCTCCTCATGAGTCATAGCCTCAAGCTCTGCCCCGGAAAAGCCTGCGTAATTGTCCAAGATATAATTGATAAAAATAATATCTTCCCGTTCTATTTCAGTTTCCGGAGTTTTGTCGTTCACATCATCCGATGAAATAAAAGAATATAGACTTTTGGTATTCTTAAACCGATCGTATAAAGTCCTGCATACTGGTCCGTGTACCCATGCTTCAAAGGAAGTATCCATAAAACGTTCTTTGTTTATACCTAAAGCCCAAGCCTGCAAATAGTAAAGCAATTTTTGCAACTTCAGATTTATGAGACTCATCTTTTCGTCAGCATTCAAACGCAAAATGATATAGTCAGCAACAATATTTACATCATACGGTTTCATGATTCGTCCGGTTTTTATTTTTGTAAAGATAGACATTAATCTTTAATGGTAAGCTAGTTGGTAATAGGGAACGCTGTCTGTTAACAATAAATAACTACTCATATACAAACTCCGGTTTTTCACCGCTGGTCAATATCCACTCATAGAGCCGCTTCATCATTGCAGCTACTTGTGTGTCTTTATATTTACTTTCAACCAATAGTTTCCCATTGCCCCCCATCTTTTCAATCTCACACTGTGGCATTTGTAATACTATTCGGATAGTTCGTGCCAACGTTTCGATGTCATTATCAACCCACCAACCACAATGATACTTGTTCAGTTCTTCCCACGGGGCAGTGTTAGTGCAAATAACAGGCGTCCGGGCTATTAGTGCCTCCGCCACCGTCATCCCGAAATTTTCTGTTTTGCTGGGAACACATAAAGCACGCATCGATGCCAATTTCTTATATTTTTCTTCACCTGTTACCATTCCGAGGAATGAAACATTTGTGAGTTGCAATTCAGCGACAAGGTTGTGCAAATACTGCTCATAATCATCTGTGCCCTTCCCCATCAATACCAATTCACATCCTTCAGTACCTCCCGCCAATTGTGCCCACGCCTTTATCAATGCGTCTGGACGTTTGTACGGGTGAAGCCGTCCCAAATATCCAATGTTTTTCTTTTCTTGTGGCGCAGTAATATCGGATATAAAATCGGGAATTGTCACGGGA
Coding sequences:
- a CDS encoding RES family NAD+ phosphorylase gives rise to the protein MKVKECIKRLYSQLPLENDADVKESIFYKFINENFRTFIDSVTQIDPDSLQEILRSDNEIEHFVEPYTKLRFIYCIKKICKDLLRILALCYKGNLTDADKSLKKLLRSRCYGKYLVENYIELFSFSLEKEKEYYRMRDENKYDAKGCELVVDNCWHLPYQKRASAFFGRYNLPGYPCLYLGDSKETCEAELGRLDKERRWVGVFRLKKNILLYDLRIPSEKTIDGANGYDLFRMLLTYPFIAICTVKSRVNGFNEEYFIPQLLFHQVLIAGNKETSHKGIVYSSTKYKGGYNIVLPALYTDKEPPVSGYSKILLEMFEQQIPVIYKSK
- a CDS encoding putative colanic acid biosynthesis acetyltransferase, which translates into the protein MVKLFGAQVDWNVSLHPTAIIDYPWNLKMKNRSSLGEHCWVYAMAPISIGKLSCIGKDVYLLTGSHNIEKSTFDLVTKPISVGDGCWIATASTVLPNVTIGDYSVIGANSVICKNVDSYCVVGGNPAKFIKRRIIK
- a CDS encoding putative colanic acid biosynthesis acetyltransferase, with the protein product METIAETKIDLSRYHNALSRKHQLVRLLWSVVWGLFARPLPRSMGSSWKRLLLRLFGARIHPTAVVYSSAKVYYPANLVMERYACLASDVDCYNVAPIRIGANATVSQRAYLCTASHDITNPLNPLITAPIVIEDQAWVAAGAFVGMGVTVGQGAVVGARAAVFKEVEPWTVVGGNPAKEIKKRILK
- a CDS encoding Panacea domain-containing protein — protein: MSIFTKIKTGRIMKPYDVNIVADYIILRLNADEKMSLINLKLQKLLYYLQAWALGINKERFMDTSFEAWVHGPVCRTLYDRFKNTKSLYSFISSDDVNDKTPETEIEREDIIFINYILDNYAGFSGAELEAMTHEEQPWIEARKGMDPMQGCNKEISEELMQEYYGKRWEEIND
- a CDS encoding glycosyltransferase, coding for MMKFLQTIAGMRANLGGTSTCTYDLIKTMHNLGCNVDLMTFQADDLLGNNEQWMKTLPDDSISSYGYSRNMNRFLYDSNYDVYHTNGMWMHCNHITCSIARRKDKPYIITLHGMLYPQALARSTWKKKLLLTAGGVAKDLKNAACIHVTCKEEMEHYRALGYKNPVAVIPNPVTIPDFISDITAPQEKKNIGYLGRLHPYKRPDALIKAWAQLAGGTEGCELVLMGKGTDDYEQYLHNLVAELQLTNVSFLGMVTGEEKYKKLASMRALCVPSKTENFGMTVAEALIARTPVICTNTAPWEELNKYHCGWWVDNDIETLARTIRIVLQMPQCEIEKMGGNGKLLVESKYKDTQVAAMMKRLYEWILTSGEKPEFVYE